The following coding sequences lie in one Spinacia oleracea cultivar Varoflay chromosome 1, BTI_SOV_V1, whole genome shotgun sequence genomic window:
- the LOC110780387 gene encoding protein ACCELERATED CELL DEATH 6-like — MRKKRLVNHRHYTFKTTRGEHPLHIAILRSNWYAIKKLIACRPDCIEIVDDHGQNAVHYAAKWGCLVKTETLVEKKGRFDVLLNDKDADGNTPLHLFAAALPTSSHVCVIRLPIFTRLNNSFLNLKAFNKQNLTVGDILASKIPTIHPDSNNIQQVRSWMAPRGKRINKYEREVDVEKGNSNVESKLVTLRKEAQGHSLVATLIATVSFAAGFTVPGGFNQNNGENIGMAVLKSKAAFKVFLISDAIAFTCSAVAILCYFSLVSTESTWTTEAHSFTARILNIISLGALMLAFTTGVSVVVSQSPHLVFALWAIFMVFLFYYTSLVTRTLRAVRDYCARCSVRNRHTFE; from the exons ATGAGAAAGAAGAGATTGGTGAATCATCGACACTATACATTCAAGACAACAAGGGGCGAACACCCCCTTCACATTGCAATACTTCGGAGTAATTGGTATGCCATAAAGAAGCTGATAGCATGCCGTCCAGACTGCATCGAGATAGTAGATGATCATGGGCAGAATGCGGTACACTATGCTGCCAAGTGGGGCTGTCTCGTTAAAACTGAAACTTTGGTAGAGAAAAAAGGACGCTTTGATGTTCTCCTTAATGACAAAGATGCAGATGGGAATACGCCTCTCCATCTTTTCGCCGCAGCTCTTCCTACCTCTAGCCATGTTTGTGTTATTAGACTTCCAATTTTTACTAGATTAAATAACTCATTCCTCAACCTCAAGGCATTCAATAAACAAAATCTTACCGTTGGGGATATCTTGGCCTCCAAAATTCCCACCATTCATCCCGATTCA AATAATATACAGCAAGTGAGAAGTTGGATGGCACCAAGAGGAAAACGAATTAACAAATATGAAAGAGAAGTTGACGTTGAGAAAGGAAATAGTAATGTAGAATCAAAACTTGTGACGCTCAGAAAAGAAGCTCAAGGACACTCTTTGGTGGCGACATTGATTGCAACAGTATCTTTCGCTGCTGGTTTCACAGTCCCCGGCGGATTTAATCAAAACAATGGAGAGAATATAGGAATGGCAGTGCTTAAAAGTAAGGCTGCCTTcaaagtattcttgatctcagaTGCCATAGCCTTCACATGCTCTGCTGTTGCAATACTCTGCTACTTTTCTCTTGTAAGTACGGAATCTACCTGGACAACTGAGGCTCACTCGTTTACAGCCCGTATACTAAATATCATTTCATTGGGTGCATTGATGTTAGCATTTACCACAGGTGTATCAGTCGTGGTATCTCAGTCACCTCACCTAGTCTTTGCATTATGGGctatttttatggtttttctctTCTACTATACCTCACTAGTTACCCGGACTCTTCGAGCTGTACGGGACTACTGTGCAAGATGTTCTGTTAGAAATCGTCACACGTTCGAGTAA
- the LOC110798402 gene encoding uncharacterized protein — protein sequence MLLGSWAGPQTLLPIAAVILVNHRILFDANVDHSYYDGLLWTLRSLHQLSMLLVPLVIWIDLQQYLNSMLFMDSQQFGLLSDGFSSSQEHRILRVSTGELGAARANQDNADTKDLKEQVSNLKAALAKKEEEMENLSRPLTSTPETIWSTLRGMRLMLVRKLMWFVSNGRSFLPPSIYY from the exons ATGTTACTTGGTTCGTGGGCTGGACCCCAGACCTTGTTACCGATTGCTGCAGTGATTCTAGTGAATCACAG AATCCTGTTTGATGCCAATGTGGATCATTCTTATTATGACGGTCTGCTCTGGACACTACG GAGCTTACATCAACTCTCGATGCTGCTTGTGCCCCTAGTGATCTGGATTGATCTGCAGCAATACCTGAACTCAATGTTGTTTATG GATAGCCAACAATTTGGGCTGCTGTCTGACGGGTTTTCCTCCTCACAGGAACATCGAATACTG CGTGTATCTACAGGGGAGCTTGGTGCTGCTCGGGCAAACCAAGACAATGCAGACACAAAAGACTTAAAAGAGCAG GTTTCCAACCTCAAAGCAGCTTTAGCcaagaaggaagaagaaatgGAGAACCTTTCTCGTCCATTAACCAGCACTCCAGAAACAATCTG gtctacactccgaggaatgcgccttatgctagtgaggaaattgatgtggttcgtgagcaatgggcgaagttttttaccaccaagtatttattattga